The segment agttcagaaaaaaaatggcttttgtGGTTAGTTGCTGCAGTAATTAATTTTCTGATATCATATGATGTTTTATGATTTGTCTGTTTCCACATCACAGTACTATCCAAGCAGATGACTTCACAGCTAATCTGTTTAGGTTATACAGAGAAGTTCAGCAGGAAGGCAGGACTAAGGTATGAACTgatcacatacagtattttcactcttttttttcccgcagTACTTACACTATGCTTTGATTGGACAGTTTATAACTTTATTCTACTTAATCAGCTGCAGTACTATATTGTGACTTTCAAAAAATTCTCTTAATAACTATCACCAATCACACAGGTAGGTTGTAAGTTGTTTTTTCAATGACAAAGATTATTCTTCAAATTGTTCAcaaatattcatgttttgtgAGATTTGGAATTGCATGTGAACTCTTTGTGTGTTGCCAGTCCATTGTGATGGGGCTGAACCGGTCTGACTACATGCTGGACCAGAGAGAGGATGGGACTTGTTCTCTGAAGCAGACAGAAATCAACACCATTGCAGTTGGTGGAATTTGTATCTCTGGCAATCTTCCTGTGGTGCACAGGTACTGTAGGGTGTGCATTTGTGGAAGAGACAGTTCCAATGCTACTAGATGGCAAGTAGTCTAAATTCAATCAAGGATGTGGCGAACAGCTAAAGCATGTTTTTGTATTACATCTGTCTAAAAATGTTCTCATCCTCCTCCAGATCAGTGTACTACATTCTTGAGTCCTCCCTGGAGTTTTTAGTTACCGGATGTGAAGccaataataaaatgtttacattCCCATTAGACGTATCCTGCAGATGCTTGGTCTGCTGGAAGAGAGCCAGTGTGTCCCTGAAAACAACTGCATAGCTGGAATGACCAGAGCACTAGCCAGGGCCTGGGAGCTCTACGGACAACAGGAGTAAGTGTACTGATGGTAGAAGTCATCACATGACACCAATGTATCTAAGGTTAATCAGAAAGGAAGAACATCTCATAGCTATgaggtacactatattaccaaaagtatttgctcacctgcctttactcatactatgaactgaagtgccttCCCATTCCTAACcgatagagttcaatatgatgtcggtccaccttttgcagctattacagcttcaactcttctgggaagactgtccacaaggttgaggagagtgtttataggaatttttgaccattcttccaaaagcgcattggtgaggtcacacactgatgttggtcgagaaggcctggctctcagtctccgctctaattcatcccaaaggtgttctatcgggttcaggtcaggactctgtgcaggccagtcaagttcatccacaccagactctgtcatccatgtctttatggaccttgctttgtgcactggtgcacagtcatgttggaagaggaaggggcccgctccaaactgttcccacaaggttgggagcatggaattgtccaaaatgttttggtatcctgaagcattcaaagttcctttcactggaactaaggggccaagcccagctcctgaaaaacaaccccacaccataattcctcctccaccaaatttcacagtcggcacaatgcagtctgaaatgtaccgttctcctggcaacctccaaacccagactcgtccatcagattgccagatggaaaagcgtgattcatcactccagagaacgcgtctccactgctctagaggccagtggcggcgtgctttacaccattgcatccgacgctttgcattgcacttggtgatgtgtggcttggctgcagctgctcggccatggaaacccattccatgaagctctctgcgtactgtacttgggctaatctgaaggtcacatgaagtttgtagctctgtagcaattgactgtgcagaaagtcggcgacctctttgcactatgcgcttcagcatccgctgacccctctccgtcactttacgtggcctaccacttcgtggctgagttgctgttgttcccaaacgcttccattttgttataatagagctgacagttgactgtggaatatttaggagcgaggaaatttcacgactggatttgttgcacaggtggcatcctatgacagttccacgctggaattcactgagctcctgagagcggcccattctttcacaaatgtcttgtttcacagtctgcatgcctgagtgcttgattttatacacctgtggccaggccaagtgattaggacacctgattctgatcatttgaatgggtgagcgaatacttttggtaatatagtgtattattAGCTTTGGTTGACAAACTCCctttaattatttctttttgaTGCACATATACACTATGAAATGAATTATCTATCTGACTGATGTTGGTTGATAACGAATGAATAATTCCCTCCACAGGGCGGTAGTTATGTTTCTGGTTGAGGATGTCCAACTTCACAAACTTGGTCAACGTTGCATTGAGCATCAGCTCTGGAGAAGGTAGGGGCATTACATTGAAATGTTAAGTTCTTACATTTTACCTAGAAACCTGTTAataaaaacaagtcaaattGGAGGATTTGTCTAAATTTTGACAATATTATTGTAGAATTATTTGCACGTGTGTGGAGAGTTGTCTAACTGtatctcagtctgtgtgtgtgtaatcggATTTGTAAAGGTGCAAAAGAATCTCGAAATGTATTCTGaaatttgtgtgaatgtgtacagGAATCTGCAAATGTGAACTCAGAATCCAGATTTGTAAATGTGTAATAGCCTATCCAAATCTGTTTTGCAATGGCACAGAATTTGTGAATGTGTTGACAAATCTGTAAATATACATTAGATATTAATGGATGAAAAGTCTAAGTATTTTGCTCCATGAGCTGGAAATCTGTTTATGCAGGCACAGATTGAAATACAGTTACACGACTCTTCACATATATTTGCATGTAATTCTGCTACAATAACATCCTCATACTAAACCTTACCAGCAACAGTATATGAGTGGTGATTGATAAGTTCATGGCCTAAGTTAGAAGGAGTCAGAGGGTGCCAAATCAGGCTAATTGTGTGTGTAACCAGTTCAAATCCATATTTCTGGGTAGCAGCCACGGCCACTATGGACAtgtgagctggagcattgtcctGGTGGAGAGGCACTCTTTAGGTTGGCTTTCCACACTGAATCTCCAGCTGTCTCAGGAGATCAGTTTAGTTGGTTTGGTGATAGTGTGACCCTTTAGTCCACATATAATTCTGCATCCCAGAAAAATGTGGCCAGCACCTTGCCTGGGGACATCACTGTCTTGGCTTTCCTGGGAGGCATACCTGGGCGTTTTCCATTGCTTTGGTTGTTCTTTTGTCTCTGATTCGAAAGCCATAGACTCAAGTCTCATTTATGGCCATGCATTGCCAGAGAAAATCCTTGACAACtttgttacttggcatattatGCCAAGTCCGTTTCTGATCAGCTCCACGAAGTTTTGGGACCCAACAAGGTGACATTTTGGACAGTTAGAATTTGTTGATTGACGATTGATGATGGATGCTGGGTATGCCTCAGGACGCATCCCTGGGGCATTCCCAGCTCAGTGGAAACATCATATTCAGCTATTTGTTGTTCTGCTGCGATGATATTATCTGTCATCAGCAATCATCTTCCAGGCTTTCTGCCACGTTTGATCTCAGCAGCCTGTTTCTTTACCAAGCTGTATGACGGGGCATCCTCCAGGCACCAGATCCACCATCCTTGGGTGTTAAGCCCTTAAGACCAAAATAGGAGATAACTACACAATTGctgatgttttccattttccactAACTTCCAAGGTTTGATTACtcataacagaaaaaacaacctCAAACTAATAAGATGAAACTTTTTGTGTAATCATTCAGTTGAACAAGTTGAATTCCAAGTAAATTCAGAGGAAACTATCGCTCATCTCCTTCTAACATTGGCCTCAAACTTATCAATCGCCCGTGGGACAGGAAGCATTTTAGactaaaatgagaaaacaatttttctttttttctgtgcagaggCATTCGTGTTATCCGAAGAAAGTTTGAGGAGGTGTCAAGCACAGGACATCTTAACGGTGACAAAAAATTGTTTGTGTAGGTATGCTTTTACTTTaaaactgctgtggaaacacAGAATTTCAAATTGGAGTGGGACAAGGCAATGCTGTGGTGTGGGCAAAATCAGAATCTGTTTGCCTTTCAACCACTAATGATACTGTTCTTTCCTCAATGCGTCCCATGCATGTATTGACAGGCAGCTAAACGCTCCACTCCAAACAAGACTCTGggtatctctcttttttttttttttttttttttttgccaggttTATTACAGGTGTAAAGTGTGAAACTaaagggaaaataaacaaaatagcaTAATCATGACTATTACATTTCTGCAGATGCATAAATCATCAAATATATTATTTCACATCATATTTATGCACTATATCAACCAAAAACTAGTATGGCTAACAAACAGAGGATGCTAGAAAGAAATATAGgtaaaatatatttctaataAGCATAAAATATAAAGGTTGCCACTTAAACATCAACACATGACAGTAAAATTCACATAAATGTGTTAATACGTACCGACGGTGCAACTCAAAACAAGCTGTATGCTGAAGTGGCTGATTATCACTGGAAGCTGGCAAAATGAGCTCTCTCTTACTTGCTTTCTCACTTCCTGGATAAAGTTTTATTCAACATTGACAAAACACTAACCACAAAACTAGAATCGGCTAGTAGGTGGCGGTACTGCAGTTTTTACTATTCCCATTCAaggaaaacacaatgaaatacatgaaattaaatacatcaaatctttttttctgttttaactgACACTATGAATCTTATGAACTAAACAGAACAGATACTTTCATTAACAGAGTGAGTAGTTACAGGTTTTAGCCATACAGTGATGTTTTTGAAGACATTTCCTTCACCTTATAACTCTATAACTCTGCAGAGATGGACTGGAGGTAGCTGTTGTGTTCTACTGTCATGGATTCATGCCCGAAAATTACAAAGAACAGGTCGGTTATTATTTGAATACTCATCAATACTGTTTGCATAAAAGATTGAATGGCTCTGAGTGTCatgggtggaggtggtggttgGACCCAAACGCAGGAGCATTAAAACTCACAGGGAAATGCCGGAAACACTGGGAACACAGGCAGGAATGACAAAACAATGAACAGATAAGGAAAAGCACTtgaaacaggacttaaatacacaagaactaatgaggAAACAAGACACGCCTGCAGAAGGGGCTgtagcacaagacaggagaacacagagaatAGGCTTAGGGAAACATTGGCCCTGCaatccaatacccatactaccatactatttagtaggcaaaaaaagaattagtatgtcccaatacatagtatgttagatgcagtatgccaagagtaccaggatgttctactgcatctggtcagatttcgcagtatgcatgtcagcttGCTTCtatggccattctgacccataatcctttgtgcagcagaAGTTACctcgcactgactgagctgcatgTACAacccacgcccacatacggaagacaacaCGACACAAACATCGCACTCacctcgctcagtgacagcagaagcaacaggaagaagataagaaatatgacagacgacagcgcagtatgaaacagcaccggcattttgacaacaacattcaaatacTTCTAGTTtttactaaaagtaaaaagtagaagtatgtgatttggaaagCAGGGCCAGATAATTACCAGACACAGGGCAGGTGaggaactgggaggggcaaacaagacacaggtgaaaacactgatgggaactgggaaacagaaaaacattagTCCAACCTAAAATCCAAAAACAtagaaaacatgaaaccatGACACTGAGCCAATTTACATTTTAGCTTTTTGTTGATTCTGAAGtagcttttgtctttttttatttgttccctCATTGTCTCTCCCCACCAGCTCAACAGCCATTCATTTCTAACATATAATTCCTGTTTGGTTCAGAGTTGGGATGTTCGTCTTCTGATGGAGCGCTCTCTGGCTGTGAAATGTCCAGACATCAGCACCCATCTGGCTGGAACCAAGAAGGTCCAACAGGAACTGGCCAGGCCTGGAGTCCTGGAGAGGTTTTTCCCCGACCAGCCGCAAGTGGTGGAGCAGATCAGAGCCACCTTCGCTGGCCTCTACTCTCTAGACATGGTGAGGGAGCGACACCAGTTTGGGGGCCTCATTTACAAAACATTGCGTAGGATCAATACTAAAAGTGTATGTATGCCCCAAAAGTCGAAAATGGcgtattccaaaaaaaaaaaaaaaaatccagacttaGGCtacgttccaaatcgcatacttctgCTTTTTACTTTCAGTATGTACTGCaactgcccttacaaagtatgtagtgtagtatacagcagtgtttctcaaccgggggtccgcggacccctaGTGGTCCGTGGTGTAATTGCAAGGGGTCcgtgaaaataaaatctttttaaaaagattctaTGACATTTATAGAAGtaagattattttactcaaatgtgACTGAGACCTTTATCTACCTAAACTAGAGAGGgtaaaaggacttttttttcctaattcCATCTGTTTCACAAGTGTAAGGAGCGCCCaggcacgtttgcccctaaaatccggattatttgactagtgtgagcgctccgttccgtgcttgaatacagtacacttcccctctggcacggttggaaggtacgggcgcatacacgagcacatgcacggtcacgcacgcagcgcgcgaacgttgATAccacgtaaatcatgcaactttcctcctgcctctgcaaaactgtttaatgcgCGCggtgcgattaccggcgaatggccgcgttgcgcaatcagtAATCAACTATGTTGTCTGTGTggctgtctgttgtgctgctgcaaccgcatataaacaaaagtcggtttataatgaaagtacagcagtctgtgtgcgtggagatccggcagacctgatgcCGGACggcaccggccgcggcacccAGTCAGGTTCTGCCGgttctgccaggtgccgctccggctgtcagttggacctttctgaagaaggaggaagttacctccgaaactgtcaaggtaaacaAACATcccatgttttattaaaaggaacaaaaatgtcttttagttaaaaggaagacatgataaatgtatttgaactatactgatttatGATGAAGTCGGACCAtacctgttgtcgtatttcaacgtgatgacgtacgtaccgggggcaatcgtgcttgggcgcgtttgggctttatgtaatgtgagtgcaggccagccagggactggggaggggggcatttttgctttagcagGATACAGAACAAACggccctaatgtgagcaggccctaattcactttattttaatcAGAGATGCATTGTTAAAGTAACTGCATGACACTGTTAATACAAACTTAACATGATCTGCATCCTTTTCAAATTATGAGCCCCCTAGCGTTTCAGTGGGCATACACCATTCATTTCTTaataatgcttttattgtgaaacatatGAAGGAAAGTGTTGTgggaaaagaaaactggaaaCACTGCAGTACTGCATAAGTTGTTTTGTTCTGGAAGTTACAACTGAAAGCTCTTATTTTCCTCAAAGAATAATTAAATGCCATAATGCAATTCTGCTGTTTCTAACAAATTGCACCtctaaccccccccaccccccacccacccacacacacacacacacacacacaccccgatcGGGGGGGTCCTCAGGGTCGATCAAAAATATGCAGGGGGTCCAGGAccccaaaaaggttgagaaccactggtatacagtatgcatgcgtatgcacaCTACATATGTCATCCCTGAACttcgaccctcttgctcacttccaccgccatccgtagcgccacatttgaatgttccCATAcacaaatctgatatatggccatatatgaacatatatattaaataatgggacatataagttcacatatttggacatatatttcaggatatgtgtgcaaatatatggcgtaaatatttggtctctgacataaggtaacatatatgtgcatatactggattacattatttattttccacatatattaagaaccTTAAGTGTCaatatgtggcagatgtatttgttttgcacatatatgaTGCAATTATGTATACCTATATTTggatcatacttgccaactctcGCGATTCATGCAGGAGACCcccgatttttaaccctatctcccgcAATGCTCCCAGTCAGTAGTTTCTCCCGCTAATCTcccgattttacagtgaaggaaacaagtcagattgtggggggtatTTGTCACAGTATCTGGCGACCCTGGCCTGCCTGCGGCCGGTGacgtcactcagtcactcactcactcactcactcactcactcactcactcactcactaagtAGCGCTGATACTGTCGGCGGGGTTTCTGTCTTCCGCTCAGTTCAGCGTTCAGACAGAcgagatggatagagaaagagagacagttttcactccacatgcataaattcaggataaagtagtaggaaaactagttgtgctttgaaaaatgtaaatacaaacgcaaagtagcttcaactttttaaacggtgacacttaacgaggcaggagtgtcagctctctcccccatagactcccattatatctggaacccaaaatctggggagagaaggagaaacacacacttttttaacttgCCAAATCTCAGGGATTTTTgggagtttgaaaataatttgacaaagtttgaaagcccaaagccttacctttctcatgatatcttatattttccacttggacttactgtcattgagataaaagttgtttgaccactacttttaggcgactctcccaagcaccactgtcactcatgctgtgtgctttatagagcctcatttctgacCTGGGCCACACAAGCCCCACTGGTatagtggatagtgtctctgcctgccatgcaggagaccagggttcaactccccacctgagCAGGAACAACAAtactacacaacctacaaacagcataggaCTGCTGGTTTACCACATGTCCACGCAGGTGGCAAGtacattcaaagaaaaaaaaaaaaaaaaatctccctgtttttcacaacccaatgttggcaagtatgatTTGGATCCTTAATATGATTAACAGTATATGACTAAGtcatatattaacatttatgcaatagaaatatatttgccatatatgtgtatatttggaaaaatatatggaacatatttgaaagtggccatttttgctatactttaaaatacatttgtcatatatgcctatataattatcatatatgtatgagacatacatggacatatatactcaatatgtagt is part of the Myripristis murdjan chromosome 7, fMyrMur1.1, whole genome shotgun sequence genome and harbors:
- the LOC115361966 gene encoding glutathione synthetase-like isoform X1; amino-acid sequence: MATNEILEGLIKDPDRLKDLADEAKELALQHGALLRIFENPNSSEVITYTPFTLFPSPVPKAKFLQALALQIHYNLLVDRISQDPGFLEEALASTIQADDFTANLFRLYREVQQEGRTKSIVMGLNRSDYMLDQREDGTCSLKQTEINTIAVGGICISGNLPVVHRRILQMLGLLEESQCVPENNCIAGMTRALARAWELYGQQEAVVMFLVEDVQLHKLGQRCIEHQLWRRGIRVIRRKFEEVSSTGHLNGDKKLFVDGLEVAVVFYCHGFMPENYKEQSWDVRLLMERSLAVKCPDISTHLAGTKKVQQELARPGVLERFFPDQPQVVEQIRATFAGLYSLDMGPEGDQTVAMALANPEKFVLKPQREGGGNNVYGEDIVRVLEEVKGDKRRAAYILMDKIRPKTEQNILLKTGQPLKLTSVCYEIGAFGAYVRQGKDMVMNECVGHLLRTKNSEQFEGGITARVSALDNPLLV
- the LOC115361966 gene encoding glutathione synthetase-like isoform X2 produces the protein MATNEILEGLIKDPDRLKDLADEAKELALQHGALLRIFENPNSSEVITYTPFTLFPSPVPKAKFLQALALQIHYNLLVDRISQDPGFLEEALASTIQADDFTANLFRLYREVQQEGRTKSIVMGLNRSDYMLDQREDGTCSLKQTEINTIAVGGICISGNLPVVHRRILQMLGLLEESQCVPENNCIAGMTRALARAWELYGQQEAVVMFLVEDVQLHKLGQRCIEHQLWRRDGLEVAVVFYCHGFMPENYKEQSWDVRLLMERSLAVKCPDISTHLAGTKKVQQELARPGVLERFFPDQPQVVEQIRATFAGLYSLDMGPEGDQTVAMALANPEKFVLKPQREGGGNNVYGEDIVRVLEEVKGDKRRAAYILMDKIRPKTEQNILLKTGQPLKLTSVCYEIGAFGAYVRQGKDMVMNECVGHLLRTKNSEQFEGGITARVSALDNPLLV